A region from the Vicia villosa cultivar HV-30 ecotype Madison, WI linkage group LG3, Vvil1.0, whole genome shotgun sequence genome encodes:
- the LOC131655291 gene encoding uncharacterized protein LOC131655291, giving the protein MYSQMKKKTPNHINIPKTPYNTSHDDDDDSTEHSPHIQLCNNLNPCCFFCIMKEQDPSLRKSKISTYFKEMPQIDNQEHVLVLSGLWNIAMTQPNDPEFPSLGIFNCMAKLITKGTNNKHWLLQSQNIYIPYYAAHIIGSYTMHKEEFAQMAIRSGVIPPLLELLKGRISWVEQRVAVRALGHLASYRSTFELVSEYESELVKSTMNLASSCLEKIYVEFVSVKRRVQYHRNLLTRGLGDLEMENRKAEEWASQLQCWCIYLLNCFASKDSNSLNLICKKVFLNDLCDMWGGLMNNTSPGGFGLIRILCYNKLGRKKISESPKVVKSLCNLSRSCDDWQYLGIDCLLLLLKDQNTRYKVIDNVDVVSCLVDLIELRRLGDKSNVGDTIITKVLVQLLEHTNNDCYKFATKLVSLDSKIDRRNKERLMSEVELKEKLVTAKLMKKEGNKMFSLGKVEEALLKYFEALEVCPLRYRNERMVIYSNKAQCSLLLKDPDSAISDSTQALCLCNPANTHGKSLWRRSQAYDMKGMAKESLLDCVMFMNGFVKSNEKNSVKVPYHVARMFCKQMDATWMFRNACSKSKSKSKVIEKIEGDYESGNESNYEELDQTYDHKKNFMAGLCTIMEKPFHVKEGRRRKMERARRRFKKGVVVARLM; this is encoded by the exons ATGTATTCACAAATGAAGAAAAAAACACCAAACCACATCAACATTCCCAAAACTCCTTACAACACCagtcatgatgatgatgatgattcaaCCGAACACTCTCCACATATTCAACTTTGTAACAACCTCAACCCATGTTGTTTTTTCTGCATAATGAAAGAACAAGATCCATCTCTCAGAAAATCAAAAATATCAACATACTTCAAAGAAATGCCTCAAATAGACAATCAAGAACATGTTCTAGTCCTCAGTGGACTATGGAACATAGCCATGACACAACCCAACGATCCAGAGTTTCCTTCTCTAGGTATATTCAACTGCATGGCGAAACTCATCACCAAAGGTACAAACAACAAACACTGGCTTCTTCAAAGTCAAAACATTTACATACCTTATTATGCTGCTCATATTATTGGTTCTTACACCATGCACAAAGAAGAGTTTGCACAGATGGCTATTCGATCTGGTGTTATACCACCATTGTTAGAGCTTCTGAAAGGTAGGATAAGTTGGGTTGAACAAAGAGTTGCTGTTAGAGCACTTGGTCATTTAGCTAGTTACAGAAGCACTTTTGAATTAGTCTCTGAGTATGAATCTGAGTTGGTGAAATCAACTATGAATTTAGCTTCATCTTGCTTAGAAAAAATCTATGTTGAATTCGTATCTGTTAAGAGAAGAGTTCAGTATCATAGAAACTTGCTTACAAGAGGCTTAGGTGATTTAGAAATGGAGAATCGAAAAGCCGAAGAATGGGCTAGTCAACTTCAATGTTGGTGTATTTATCTTCTGAATTGCTTTGCTTCCAAAGATTCTAACTCTCtgaatttaatatgtaaaaaagtTTTCTTAaatgatttatgtgatatgtggGGTGGATTGATGAATAACACTTCACCAGGTGGATTTGGACTCATTAGAATCCTTTGTTATAATAAGTTAGGAAGAAAAAAAATTTCTGAGTCACCAAAAGTTGTGAAAAGTTTATGTAACCTCTCAAGATCTTGTGATGATTGGCAGTATCTTGGTATAGATTGTCTTTTATTGCTTCTCAAGGACCAAAATACAAGGTACAAAGTTATTGATAATGTTGATGTTGTTTCATGTCTTGTTGATTTGATTGAACTTAGAAGACTTGGTGATAAATCAAACGTTGGTGACACCATCATCACCAAGGTGCTAGTGCAACTTCTTGAACATACTAATAATGATTGCTATAAATTCGCTACGAAACTTGTTTCCCTCGATTCGAAGATTGATAGGAGGAATAAGGAGAGACTAATGTCGGAggtagaattgaaagaaaaactgGTTACGGCGAAGTTGATGAAGAAAGAAGGGAATAAAATGTTTAGTTTGGGAAAAGTTGAAGAAGctttattgaaatattttgaaGCACTTGAAGTGTGTCCATTGAGGTATAGAAATGAAAGAATGGTGATTTATAGTAACAAAGCTCAGTGTAGTCTTTTGCTTAAAGATCCTGATTCAGCTATAAGTGATTCAACACAAGCTCTTTGTTTATGTAATCCAGCAAATACACATGGGAAGAGTCTTTGGAGAAGATCACAAGCTTATGATATGAAAGGAATGGCAAAAGAGAGTCTTTTGGATtgtgtaatgtttatgaatggttTTGTTAAGTCAAATGAGAAGAACAGTGTTAAGGTTCCTTATCATGTTGCTAGGATGTTTTGTAAACAAATGGATGCTACATGGATGTTTAGGAATGCTTgttcaaagtcaaagtcaaagtcaaaggTAATAGAGAAGATTGAAGGTGATTATGAGAGTGGCAATGAGAGCAACTATGAAGAATTAGATCAAACCTATGATCATAAGAAGAATTTCATGGCAG GTTTGTGTACCATTATGGAAAAACCTTTTCATGTGAAAGAAGGTAGAAGGAGAAAGATGGAAAGAGCAAGAAGGAGATTCAAGAAAGGTGTTGTTGTAGCTCGATTAATGTAA